From a single Rutidosis leptorrhynchoides isolate AG116_Rl617_1_P2 chromosome 5, CSIRO_AGI_Rlap_v1, whole genome shotgun sequence genomic region:
- the LOC139850212 gene encoding uncharacterized protein produces the protein MKALLKNLPTLTAPIVGETLILYLAVSKEAVNSVLVAKRGDAQMSIYIVNKELSGCELNYLPIEKLVYALVVTSRRQRRHFQAHLITVLTNQPIRQLLYKPEISGRLTEWEIELGEHEIAYCARSTIKGHVMANYLAETATDMPIICDPEQLPASSPELWELYTDSAASSEGAGVGLILTGPHQEEHTYALQFNFKVTNNEAEYDALLARMCIAKELGVKKLHAYVDSQLVVNQMNGTFDATDKSMQSYLVLVHFRISQIPRSQNK, from the coding sequence ATGAAAGCGCTCCTCAAGAACCTCCCTACGTTAACGGCGCCTATTGTGGGCGAAACCTTGATACTTTACCTTGCAGTGTCTAAAGAAGCTGTTAATTCCGTCCTTGTTGCCAAGCGAGGAGACGCTCAAATGTCGATATACATCGTCAACAAAGAACTGTCAGGATGTGAGCTAAACTATCTCCCTATAGAAAAACTTGTGTACGCGCTCGTCGTCACTTCCCGCCGCCAACGCAGGCATTTTCAAGCGCACCTGATCACGGTGCTCACTAACCAACCTATTCGACAACTGCTCTACAAGCCAGAAATATCAGGAAGACTGACCGAATGGGAGATAGAGCTGGGCGAGCATGAAATCGCGTATTGCGCTAGAAGCACTATTAAGGGACATGTAATGGCCAACTATCTGGCCGAAACAGCCACTGATATGCCGATAATCTGCGACCCTGAACAACTCCCCGCGTCTTCTCCCGAACTATGGGAGCTCTATACCGACAGCGCAGCAAGCTCTGAGGGTGCTGGAGTAGGTTTAATCCTCACAGGTCCGCATcaggaagagcatacatacgcgctGCAGTTTAACTTTAAGGTGACAAACAACGAGGCGGAATATGATGCACTACTAGCAAGAATGTGTATAGCCAAGGAGTTGGGAGTAAAAAAGCTACATGCCTATGTCGATTCGCAATTAGTCGTTAATCAGATGAATGGCACGTTCGACGCCACCGACAAATCCATGCAATCATACCTGGTTCTGGTCCACTTCAGAATCAGTCAAATCCCTAGGAGTCAGAACAAATAG
- the LOC139850210 gene encoding uncharacterized protein has translation MDIVHAIKARLGMKHNGWVDELPKVLWAHRTTYKNSTGETPFSLVYSSEAVIPAEITVPTERMLSYNEEGNDEKLRTNLDYAEEGKEMAMIHEAAKKQRITKYYDKCVRERSYKLGDLVWHDNQASKAQNTGKLGPNWEGPYKVIAISNTGTYKLAELKGNPINRTWHAIALKKCYM, from the coding sequence ATGGATATTGTGCACGCCATCAAAGCAAGGTTAGGAATGAAACACAATGGATGGGTGGATGAGTTACCCAAAGTCCTATGGGCACACAGAACGACGTACAAGAACAGCACAGGAGAAACACCGTTCAGCTTGGTATACAGCTCTGAGGCGGTTATCCCAGCAGAGATAACAGTCCCAACTGAAAGAATGTTGTCATACAATGAAGAGGGGAATGATGAAAAGTTGCGCACCAATTTGGACTACGCGGAAGAAGGCAAAGAAATGGCGATGATTCATGAAGCGGCCAAAAAACAACGCATCACAAAATATTACGATAAGTGTGTGCGGGAAAGATCATACAAATTGGGAGACCTTGTGTGGCATGACAACCAAGCGAGCAAGGCCCAAAACACTGGAAAGTTGGGGCCAAATTGGGAGGGACCTTACAAGGTCATTGCAATCAGTAATACTGGAACTTACAAACTTGCAGAGCTAAAGGGTAATCCAATTAACCGGACCTGGCATGCTATCGCACTTAAGAAATGCTACATGTAA